Genomic DNA from Thalassoroseus pseudoceratinae:
AACGGCGAATTCACATTCTCGATGGTTTTGCCCTGATCTTCGAAGGACTGGACCGAGCACTTCGGATCATTCGCAACTCACAAGGCAAACGGGACGCCGCCGAAAAGTTGATGGCCGAGTTTCCACTCGACGAAGTTCAAACCTACGCCATTCTCGAGATGATGCTTTATAAGATCAGTCAGCTCGAGATTGACAACATCATTGAAGAACTTCGCGAGAAACAAGCGGCCGCCGACGAAATTCGCAAGATTCTTGCCAGCGAAAAGAAACTGTGGAAGGTCGTCGAAAACGAACTCGAAGAAATTCGCAAAGAATACGGCGACGAACGCCGCACGACGATCGGTTCAGTCGATGACATCGCCGAATACGATCCCGAGGCGTATATTCTCAAGGAGAATACCAACGTCGTGCTGACCCGTGAGGGATGGATCAAACGGGTTGGTCGGTTGAGTAGCGTCAAGAGCACACGAGTTCGGGAAGGTGATGAAGTGTTGGCCGTTTGTCCGGGCAGCACGGTGGATACCGTTGTGGTATTCTCGAACGACGGCGTGGCGTACACGCTGCGAATCGACCAAATCCCGGTTTCTTCGGGGTACGGCGAACCGCTCTCGAAACACGTCCGGCTTGGGGACGGGGTGGAACTAGTCGCGGCGATCAGTACCGATTCGCGATTCACGCCGGAAGACGACACCGAGTCTGACGAGCAAACCCCGCCTCCGTATTTCCTGATCGTCACCGCCATGGGCCAAGTCATGCGGCTTTCGCTGAGCGGCTTCCGTGAACCGTCGACCAAAAACGGCCGGAAGTTTTGCCGATTACGTGCCGGCGATCGTGTCGTGCATGTGGAGTTGGTGCGGTTTCAGGAATCCATTTTCCTCGCATCAGCGGATTCGCGGATTCTGCACTTTGGTGTCGAAGAAATTCCGATACTCGCCGGGCCGGGGAAAGGCGTTATTGGCATCAAGTTGGATAAGGGTGACAAGGTACTCGGCGCGTTGCTGATCGGACGGCCAAGCGACAGTTTGAAGGTCATCAACACCAATGGCACACCGCTGACGTTCGGTCAAATGAAGTACCAAATGACGAGCCGCGGCGGACGCGGTGTGCGGACGAGTCAACGCAACGGCTTCGCGGAGATCGTGCGGCCCGATATTGAACTCGTCGATTGGAGCGATCTCGAGAGTTAACCTGCTCACAGCGGCTTGAGTCCGCATGCTCCGCCTGACTGATTTTGCGAAACATCGCACGACTTCTGAAAGAATCCCGTACTGATGGAAATTGGCAATCCCCAATCGAATCACGAAGCGTCTTCCAATTGGCTCCATCGTTTCGATGAGTCGCTCAGCGGATTTGTGGATGAACAGGTCGAAATCCGTCGGCATTTGCACCGCAACCCCGAACCCAGCGGGCAAGAAATTGAGACAACCAAGTACATAGTCTCCCAGCTCGAGAAAGCTGGTGTGAAATACCGGGTCTGTCGGAGTGACAAAGATGTGAAAACCGGCGTGTACGCGGATTTGGAATTGGGGAGCCCCGATCCAAAGAGTCCGTGTATCGCATTGCGTTGCGATATCGATGCGCTCCGACTGACCGACATGAAAACGGTGGAGTACCGTTCGCAGAACCAGGGAATCACGCACGCTTGCGGTCACGATGCGCACACGGCGATCGTCTTGGCGGCGGGGCTGAATGCGTCGAAACTCACCGATTTGCCACCAGAACACTCCATGCGAATCCGTTTAATTTTCCAGCCATCGGAAGAGTCCGACGGCGGGGCGACTTGGATGATCGACGCCGGCGCAATGGATGGCGTGAATGCGATTCTTGGTGTCCATGTCGATCCGGAACGACAGTGCGGCCGGGTTGGAATTCGATACGGCGTGTTAACGGCCAACTGCGATGAATTCGAGATCTGTGTGGACGGTCGCGGTGGGCACGCGGCGCGTCCGCATCAGGCGATCGACCCCGTTGCCGCTTCGGTTCGACTGGTGAGTTCGCTTTATGAGATTGTTCCACGACGGGTCGATGCTCGTCTTCCATCCGTTCTTACCGTCAGTCGAATTCAAGGCGGTTCGGCATCAAATGTGATTCCCGATCGCGTTGAGATTAGCGGCACGCTGCGGACGACGAATCAAGATGTGCGTGAGGCTATTAAAACGGAGATGGACCGTCTCTGTTCGGCGACCGAAATTTCCACCGGTGTGCAGATTCGTCGTCGTTTTATCAATCCGGTGCCCGCGGTTGTGAACGATACGAAATGCGCGGCCGCGTTGGAGCGGGCTTCGCGAGAGGTGCTGGGTGTCGAGCATTTGGAGAGCATCACGTTGCCAAGCATGGGCGGCGAGGACTTTTCCGAATACCTCGCCTATGCACCGGGGGCGATGTTGCGACTCGGGTGCGGCTTTGCCGACCGTGAGAATCCCTATTTGCATTCTCCGCACTTCGACATCGACGAACGCACGTTGCATCTGGGCTCGCGACTCCTGATGCGGGCAGCGATTTATTTGGGACACACCTACGCGTCCAAGTGATTTTTTTGGCGGCGGCATGTTAATATTGTCGGCACTGAAAACTGAGGGCCGTTGGTCGTCGATGCCAAGTTCTTGGAGTTGTCTATGTCCGTGCTGCGGTTCACCCACAATGATCGTCCGTCAATCGGTGTCGAGATCGAGCTTCAGTTAGTCGACGAGACGTCTTACGCATTGCGACCGGCAATCGAAGCGGTACTCGGGCGTCTGCCGAAGGAACTGCATCAGACTGTGAAACCTGAATTGATGCAGAGTTATCTCGAAATCAATACCGGGGTTTGCAACACCGTACGGGACGTCGGGCGTGATCTCAGCCACACACTCGAAGAGTTGGAAAAGGTCACCGATGCGGAAGGACTGAAACTGCTTTGGGCAGCGACCCATCCGTTTTCGCGGTGGGAAGACCAAGCGATAACGGTGAATGACCGGTATTTTCTGCTGGTCGATCTTATGCAAGATGTCGCCCGACGTCTGGTGACGTTTGGATTGCACGTGCACATCGGTGTCGATTCCGGTGACAAAGCCGTGATGATTTGCGACCGGATGCTCCGACATTTGCCGCTCCTGCTCGCGCTTTCATCGAACTCACCATTCTGGAACGGTCGACGTACGGGGTTGGCATCGAGCCGATCCAAGATCATGGAAGATTTGCCGACCGCAGGGTTGCCGCACCAAATGCGGAATTGGAGCGAATACGTTTGGTTGATCAATCACTTAATGGATACCGGATTCATCAACACGATCCGCGAAATTTGGTGGGACATCCGTCCGCACCACAACTTTGGGACCGTGGAAATCCGCGTGTGTGATGTCCCGGCAAACCTGCAACAGGTGCTCGCTCTGACGGCGTTGGTGCAGTGTTTGGTCACGGCGATTGATCGGCAAATCGACGAGGGAACGTACTTCGCCGAATACCATCCCATGATGGTTCAACAAAACAAATGGCGAGCCACACGCTACGGAAGCGATGCTCAATTGGTCGACAGCGACAACTATAAACAACGCTCGGTCGAGGAAACCACGAACTCTCTAGTTGAATACCTTCAGCCGATTGCCGAGGAGTTGAACTGCGTTGAAGAGCTGGGGTGGGCGGAGCAGTTGCCGCACGAAACCGGCAGTCGGCAGCAACTTCATATCTTCGATACACATGTCGACGCGGCCGACGATGAGCGACTACGTCGAGTTGTGCAGGAGATGATCAACCGAAACGATTGGCGGCAATTCGAGTTGTAGTTGCGGCTCCGTGTAGAGTCGCCGGTGCCTCTAATGCGAAAACAGGGCGATTCCCGAAAAATCGGGGTTGACCCATTTCTTGGCATCACCTATCTATCCGCAACCTTTCTTGGCGGACATCTAGCGCCCGGAAGTGGTCGATTCAATCGCGGCGATTGAACGATCCCAATTGTTGTGACGTATTGTCGAGCTATCGAAAACGGTTGCTGGGAACGACACGCTTGGGCGTGCATCAGTCCTAGCCGACGCGGCAAGGAAGTCGAGTCGACATCTGCGAATCAAGGCTTCAGGAGGAACCTAGCGTTGGGCAAGCTCATCGGACTGTTAACGTGTACTGCGGTTGTCGGTGTGGCCGTTTGGCTGGCCACCACTGATCAACCCACGAAACTGGCATCCGCTCGGGAGGAAGCATTTCCTCAAGCGGAAACGTCACAAGGATCGACCGCCGGGCCGACAGCTCGAGAGTTGCTGTCCGCCGGAACGCAGCAATTCAACGCCGGACGCTACGCCGAGGCGGCTCGCTTGTTCAAGGCCGCAGAATCGGCTCGTGGCGAACTGAACCGGTTCGAACAGCAAGATTTGCAAAACCATCTCAAGCAAGCTCAGGAGAAGTTGAGCAACGGTGGATCGGGAATCGATCCCAAAGTTGCCCAACAAATCCAAGCCTTGATGAGTCGGGCTGAACTGGCCGCTCGTCAGGGACGCAAGAGCACAGCATTGCGATTTGCTAACTCGGCAGCGACATTGGCTCGACGTCACCAAGTCGATTTTGCTCCGAATCAGGCGACTCCTGATGAATTTATCGCTCAACTTCGTGGCTTGCCGGCTCCACAGCGACGCCCAGTTGCTCGTCCGGTGACCAAGGACAACAACGATCCGTTTTCCCGGATGACCGTCCAAACGTTGCCTGAGCCAAACCCAACCTCGTCAGCAGCGGCGGCTGAATTTCCCGCAATGGAAACGAAGCCGATGGAAACGAAGCCGAATGCGACTCCAAAAGAACGAGCATTGGCACTGATGAAGTCGGCACGCACGGCGTACGATCGGGGCGACGTCGGTCAAGCTCGTGCTTACGCGATCGAAGCCAAGAACCTGAATGCTTCCTACACGCTGTTCGAGGAATCGCCGGAGCAACTTCTCAAGTTGATCGGTCAAGAATCGGCCACCACAGCGATTCTGGCAAAGCAAGAGAAGCCAGCTCAAGAAGCGAATCCGTTCGGAGCAAAGACTCCGGCCAAGGAAGCACCGAAGCAAACCGCTTCGCTGCAACGCGATCCGCAAGTCGCAGCGAAGAAGCAACAAGCCGCTCAGCTCCTGACGTCGGCTCAACAAGACATCGTGGCCGGCCGGTATGACTCCGCTCGTGAGAAAGCTCAACAGGCCGAACGGCTTGACGTGGCTTACGATCGGTTTGATGTTCAACCGTTCGAAATTCTCGCTCAGATCAAATTGCTCGAAGCCAACAATCTGGCATCGAAACCAGCGACGCCGGCAGTTGATCCGCAGGCCGATGCAAATCGGAAGCAAGCTCGTGAGTTGCTCGGCGATGCACGGAAAGCTGCTCAGTCAGGTGACTTTGCAACCGCCGATGCCAAAATCGCAGCGGCTCGCAAACTCGACGTGACCTTCGATCCTTTCGACGAAACGCCGGACACCGTTGCTCGCTATGTCGAGAATCGAAAGTTCTTGCAAGCATCCACGACACCTGCTGCTAGTCCAACTCCGAAGCAAGTCGTGGACAATCCGTTTGCCAGCAACGATCCGTTTAAATCACAGGATGGCAAGACGGCTCCCGCCGAAACAAAACCAAAGTCAGTTGAAGTCGCTGACAGCAAACCAAGTCCGACGACAAGTCTGCCAAACGGTGTTCCTGTCGTGCCAGTTCCGACAACGAAGCTGGATGAAACGATTGATTCCCAAGTTGCACAAGCCGTGGTTCAACCCTCGGGTGTGTCTGCTGTGGCGTTGTTTGATCGCGGGATGAAGCACTTCAACGACGGCGACACTTCCGAAGCCTACGATGCCTTCCTCAGTTGCTACCGCACCGGTCAGCAAATGGATCCATGGCGGTCGCAAACGCTGCAAGACATGCTGCAAGCATTGCGGTCGCACGCGAAGAGCAAGTCTTCGGAATCGAATGGCGAGATTCGCCAAGTGAGTGCGGAATTCGGTGAAGGCAAACGAATTGGTCCAGGAACCGAAGCCACGCCGGAACTGGATGCCGCTCAGCAAGAGTTGGCCATCCGCTACGACAAACTTCGTTCGGAAGTGATGAACGCAGTCTTCAAGGCGGACCGACTCCGTGAGAAAGACTCGACCAAAGCGTTGGAAGTCATCGACCGAGCGACCACAAGTTGTGCAAGCACGGAACTTTCACCCGAACAGGTGAAACCATTGCTGCGTCAGTTGCGACAAAGCCGGGCTGATATCGAAGAGTACCAAAAGCAACGGGCTCCGATCTTGGCCTTGGAAGAACAGAACCGTCAGGTGCAAGAAAAAATCCGCACCGAGATGGGGCACAAGATTCGCGTCGAGCAAGAGTTGGCCGCTTTGGTTGAGGAGTACAACGAACTCTTCAAACAACGTCGATTCGCCGAAGCCGAAGTGCTCGCGAAACAAGCTCAAGTGCTCGACCCCGAAAATCCCGTCACCGTTACAATGGCATTCAAAGCCAAGATTGCTCGTCGAAGTGCCGCGAACATGGAAATTCGCGACGCGGTGGACGAATCAAGCTGGACGGCTTTGAACAAAGTTGAAGAGTCGATGATCAACCCGGTTGCGGGCGATTCGATTGCCTTCCCGAAGAACTGGGAAGAACTCTCGAAACGACGCAGCAAATACGGTAGTGCGGACAACCGCATCAAAACCGAGCAAGAAAAGCAAATCGAACGCAGCTTGCAACGACCGATTTCGCTCCACTTCGACAATGTGCCAATCCGAGAAGTCTTGGCTCACATCGCCACGACCACCGGTGTCAACATCGTTGTTGATGACTTGGGTCTGGAAGAAGAGGGCGTAATGTCTGACACGCCGGTCACGATTCATGTGGACGGCATCATGCTGCGAAGTGCGTTGAACTTGATGCTCAACGGACGTCACTTGGCCTACTTGATCGAGGACGAAGTTCTCAAAATCACCAGTGAAATTCGTGCTCAAGGGAAACTGGAAGTCCGCACCTACCCGGTCGCAGACTTGGTCGTGCCGATTCCAAACTCCACACCGTCTGGTCCTCTCGCGGGGATTTCCGGTGTCGCGACCACCGGACCGAACTGGAACGGTGCTGGCAACTACAACATTCCTCCCGCTGGTGCGTTGCAACCGGTCGGTGGTGGTCAGTTCCAGGTGGGCGACCAAATCGGCGGAGCAAGCTTCAATCCATGGGCCAATCCGAACGGAGCTGGTCAGATGGCGGGCGGAGCTTCAGCGTTCGACTTCGATACGCTGACCGACCTCATCATCTCGACGATTGAACCAGGATCATGGGCAGAAACCGCCGGTGGTGGAAACATCCGATCGTTCGAAACCACGTTGAGTCTCGTCGTTCGGCAGACTCAAGCCGTCCACGAGGAAATTCGGGACTTGCTCGAACAGTTGCGTCGTCTCCAAGACCTGCAAGTGACCGTGGAAGTTCGCTTCATCACCGTCGCTGACCGGTTTGCGGAACAGATCGGTGTCGACTTTGACTTCAACGTGCAAGACAACGTCGAAGGGGACACCGTCGGGCTGCCAGCGTTTGGGACTCGAACTGGTAACGCTGGAACGACCGGTCAGAACCAGAACAACCAGGGCAACAATAACCAAGGGAATAACAACCAAGGGAACAACACCACGACCGGCGGGAACCTCGCGAATACTCTACAGGGAACCCGGTTCGATACGCCAACGGACGTGGCTGTGCCAGCATTGGACGACTATCCGAAGAACGGAACGGTTGCCGGGATCGATGGGCAAGGCGGGTTCACACCGGACTTGGACATCGGTTTCCAACAGGGATCATTCGACTTGGGGGCTCCCGACTTCGGGAACTTCAACCCACAAGCGGGGATCGAAGTTGGTTTCGCCATCCTGACCGACATCGAAGCCTTCTTCTTCATCCGAGCGGCTCAAGTTGACGAGCGAACGAACATCATGTTTGCTCCGAAAGTCACGCTGTTCAACGGGCAGTCCGCAACTGTGAGTAGTTCGGTTGACCGTCCATTCGTGACCAGTTTGATTCCGACCGTTGGCTTCTTCTCGGTTGGCTTCACACCGCAGATCACTGTGGTACGTGAAGGGACAACCCTGCAAGTTTCGGCTGTGGTTTCTGCTGACCGACGATTCGTGCGACTCACCGTGAACCCTGTGTTCTCGAACTTGACGGACGTCTTTACCTTCTCCTTCGCCGGTGGTGCCGGTGGTGCGGGAACTGGTAACGGTGCTGCTAACGTCGGAACGGCGGGCGGCGGTCAGTTGGGCATCGGCCAAGGTGGCGGTCAGCTCGGTGCTGGCGGCCAAATCGGTGGCCAGGTTGGTGGTCAGATCGGCGGTCAAGCTGGCGGCCAAATTGGTGGCGGACAGCTGGGGATCGGCGGGATCGGTGGTGGTCCACTGTCCGGGACGAATCTCCTGATGGGGCTGCCATCGCAACTCGGAGCCCAATTCGGTGCTGGCGGAATCGGCGGGATTGCCGGTGGTGGAGCCATCGGCGGCCAGATTGGCGGTCAAGGCGGTGGCCAGATTGGCGGCCAGGTCGGCGGTAACGTTGGTCAAGGTGGTAACCAAGGCAACACCGGCATCGGTGGAGCAGGAA
This window encodes:
- a CDS encoding amidohydrolase, with product MEIGNPQSNHEASSNWLHRFDESLSGFVDEQVEIRRHLHRNPEPSGQEIETTKYIVSQLEKAGVKYRVCRSDKDVKTGVYADLELGSPDPKSPCIALRCDIDALRLTDMKTVEYRSQNQGITHACGHDAHTAIVLAAGLNASKLTDLPPEHSMRIRLIFQPSEESDGGATWMIDAGAMDGVNAILGVHVDPERQCGRVGIRYGVLTANCDEFEICVDGRGGHAARPHQAIDPVAASVRLVSSLYEIVPRRVDARLPSVLTVSRIQGGSASNVIPDRVEISGTLRTTNQDVREAIKTEMDRLCSATEISTGVQIRRRFINPVPAVVNDTKCAAALERASREVLGVEHLESITLPSMGGEDFSEYLAYAPGAMLRLGCGFADRENPYLHSPHFDIDERTLHLGSRLLMRAAIYLGHTYASK
- a CDS encoding carboxylate-amine ligase, with product MSVLRFTHNDRPSIGVEIELQLVDETSYALRPAIEAVLGRLPKELHQTVKPELMQSYLEINTGVCNTVRDVGRDLSHTLEELEKVTDAEGLKLLWAATHPFSRWEDQAITVNDRYFLLVDLMQDVARRLVTFGLHVHIGVDSGDKAVMICDRMLRHLPLLLALSSNSPFWNGRRTGLASSRSKIMEDLPTAGLPHQMRNWSEYVWLINHLMDTGFINTIREIWWDIRPHHNFGTVEIRVCDVPANLQQVLALTALVQCLVTAIDRQIDEGTYFAEYHPMMVQQNKWRATRYGSDAQLVDSDNYKQRSVEETTNSLVEYLQPIAEELNCVEELGWAEQLPHETGSRQQLHIFDTHVDAADDERLRRVVQEMINRNDWRQFEL